A single region of the Branchiostoma lanceolatum isolate klBraLanc5 chromosome 1, klBraLanc5.hap2, whole genome shotgun sequence genome encodes:
- the LOC136436309 gene encoding transmembrane protein 50B-like isoform X1, protein MAGCLDNVQWPKCDCIEIGDKRNAIASISAGMLFFAGWWVIIDAAIQYPEQDKLHHAYHTCGVISTLAMFMINAVSNAQVRGDTYSTGCMGQTGARVWLFLGFLLAFGSLIASCWVLFGGYVVSPSALHKQNQYAGVAVFLQNALIFFSAIVFKFGRTEDLWE, encoded by the exons ATGGCTGGATGTCTCGACAACGTTCAGTGGCCCAAATGCGACTGTATCGAGATAGGGGACAAGCGGAACGCCATCGCCTCCATATCTGCTGGAATGCTG TTCTTTGCTGGTTGGTGGGTGATCATTGATGCAGCCATACAGTACCCAGAACAGGACAAGCTTCACCATGCCTACCACACCTGCGGAGTCATATCAACTCTCGCCATGTTTAT GATAAATGCTGTATCCAATGCTCAGGTGAGAGGGGACACCTACAGCACAGGCTGCATGGGACAAACAG GAGCCCGGGTGTGGTTGTTCCTGGGTTTTCTCCTTGCCTTTGGGTCACTCATCGCGTCCTGTTGGGTGCTCTTTGGTGGTTATGTAGTCTCAC CCTCAGCCCTGCACAAGCAGAACCAGTATGCAGGAGTTGCTGTCTTCCTGCAAAATGCACTCATCTTCTTCAG TGCAATAGTCTTCAAGTTTGGCAGGACAGAAGATCTGTGGGAATGA
- the LOC136436309 gene encoding transmembrane protein 50B-like isoform X2 produces the protein MAGCLDNVQWPKCDCIEIGDKRNAIASISAGMLFFAGWWVIIDAAIQYPEQDKLHHAYHTCGVISTLAMFMINAVSNAQVRGDTYSTGCMGQTGARVWMFIGFLLAFGSLIGASWILIGGYVVNPSALHKQNQYAGVAVFLQNALIFFSAIVFKFGRTEDLWE, from the exons ATGGCTGGATGTCTCGACAACGTTCAGTGGCCCAAATGCGACTGTATCGAGATAGGGGACAAGCGGAACGCCATCGCCTCCATATCTGCTGGAATGCTG TTCTTTGCTGGTTGGTGGGTGATCATTGATGCAGCCATACAGTACCCAGAACAGGACAAGCTTCACCATGCCTACCACACCTGCGGAGTCATATCAACTCTCGCCATGTTTAT GATAAATGCTGTATCCAATGCTCAGGTGAGAGGGGACACCTACAGCACAGGCTGCATGGGACAAACAG GCGCCAGGGTTTGGATGTTTATCGGATTCCTGCTCGCATTCGGTTCCCTCATTGGTGCCTCGTGGATTCTCATTGGTGGTTACGTAGTGAACC CCTCAGCCCTGCACAAGCAGAACCAGTATGCAGGAGTTGCTGTCTTCCTGCAAAATGCACTCATCTTCTTCAG TGCAATAGTCTTCAAGTTTGGCAGGACAGAAGATCTGTGGGAATGA